A genomic window from Winogradskyella sp. J14-2 includes:
- a CDS encoding four helix bundle protein — MDLGDNMDKLTELFPEKEIYNLSSQIRRASDSVALNITEGSILQSGAEFRKFLGYSIRSIAEVVTCLHKAKRRSYISQEVFDGFYKDCFDLMNMTIAFRNKVK; from the coding sequence ATGGACTTAGGTGATAATATGGATAAGCTAACAGAGTTGTTTCCTGAAAAAGAAATTTATAATTTATCATCTCAAATACGAAGAGCTTCAGATTCAGTAGCACTAAATATTACTGAAGGTTCAATATTGCAATCTGGTGCTGAATTCAGAAAGTTTTTAGGATATTCAATTCGTTCAATTGCAGAAGTCGTAACTTGTTTGCATAAAGCCAAACGAAGAAGTTATATTAGTCAAGAAGTTTTTGACGGTTTTTATAAAGATTGTTTTGATTTAATGAATATGACGATTGCTTTTAGAAATAAAGTGAAATAA
- a CDS encoding ABC transporter ATP-binding protein: MIKATNIHKSYKELHVLKGVNINIAESEIISIVGASGAGKTTLLQILGTLDKPDFKSDTTLEINGQSITALNDKALAQFRNKHIGFIFQFHQLLPEFTALENVCIPAFINNTPKAKAEKRAIELLDYLGLKNRIHHKPNSMSGGEQQRVAVARALINKPSIIFADEPSGNLDSESAEQLHRLFFKLRDEFKQTFVIVTHNQDLANMADRKLTMVDGNILS; this comes from the coding sequence ATGATAAAAGCGACCAACATTCACAAATCGTATAAAGAATTGCATGTTTTAAAAGGCGTAAATATTAACATTGCCGAAAGTGAAATCATCTCTATTGTTGGTGCTTCTGGTGCTGGTAAAACTACCTTATTACAAATTTTGGGCACCTTAGACAAACCCGATTTTAAAAGTGATACCACATTAGAAATCAACGGACAATCTATTACAGCTCTTAACGATAAAGCTTTGGCTCAATTTAGGAATAAACACATTGGTTTTATCTTTCAGTTTCATCAATTGTTACCAGAATTTACAGCCTTAGAAAATGTTTGTATTCCTGCATTTATAAATAACACACCAAAAGCAAAAGCCGAAAAACGCGCTATAGAATTACTAGACTATCTAGGCTTAAAGAATCGCATACACCACAAACCCAATAGTATGTCTGGTGGTGAGCAGCAACGTGTGGCTGTAGCCAGAGCATTGATTAATAAACCCAGTATTATTTTTGCCGACGAGCCTTCTGGTAATTTAGATAGTGAATCTGCAGAACAACTACATCGGCTATTTTTTAAGTTAAGAGACGAATTTAAGCAAACGTTTGTCATCGTTACCCACAACCAAGATTTGGCCAATATGGCAGACCGTAAGTTAACTATGGTTGATGGAAATATATTAAGTTAA
- the fumC gene encoding class II fumarate hydratase: protein MTYRIEKDTMGEVKVPADKLWGAQTERSRNNFKIGAPASMPLEVVYGFAYLKKAAAYANCDLGVLDKDKRNLIAQVCDEILEGKHNDQFPLVIWQTGSGTQSNMNVNEVIANRAHQIAGNVIGEGDKTIQPNDDVNKSQSSNDTFPTGMHIAAYKKVVETTIPGVIQLRNTLHNKSLAFKDVVKIGRTHLMDATPLTLGQEFSGYVSQLDHGLKALESTLSHLSELALGGTAVGTGLNTPEGYDVLVAKYIAEFTGLPFITAENKFEALAAHDAIVETHGALKQLAVSLNKIANDIRMMASGPRSGIGEIIIPANEPGSSIMPGKVNPTQCEALTMVCAQVMGNDVAITVGGTQGHYELNVFKPMMAANILQSAQLIGDACVSFEENCANGIEPNHAVIKQLLNNSLMLVTALNTKIGYYKAAEIANTAHKNGTTLKEEAINLGYVSAEDYDDWVKPEDMVGSLK from the coding sequence ATGACATACAGAATAGAAAAAGACACCATGGGTGAAGTTAAAGTGCCTGCTGATAAACTTTGGGGAGCACAAACCGAACGTTCTCGCAACAATTTTAAAATCGGAGCACCTGCCTCCATGCCATTAGAGGTAGTTTACGGTTTCGCTTATCTAAAAAAAGCAGCCGCTTATGCCAATTGTGATTTAGGCGTTTTAGATAAAGACAAACGAAATCTTATTGCTCAAGTTTGCGACGAGATTTTAGAAGGCAAGCACAACGATCAGTTTCCTCTGGTAATTTGGCAAACAGGATCTGGTACGCAAAGCAACATGAATGTCAATGAGGTTATTGCCAACAGAGCACACCAAATAGCTGGTAACGTTATTGGTGAAGGTGACAAAACCATACAACCAAACGACGATGTTAACAAATCGCAATCCTCTAACGATACCTTCCCTACTGGTATGCATATTGCAGCCTATAAAAAAGTAGTAGAAACTACCATTCCTGGTGTTATTCAGTTAAGAAATACATTACACAATAAGTCTCTTGCCTTTAAAGATGTGGTAAAAATTGGTCGTACACACCTTATGGATGCAACACCACTGACTTTAGGTCAGGAATTTTCTGGTTATGTATCGCAATTAGACCATGGTTTAAAAGCTTTGGAAAGTACTTTGTCACATTTAAGTGAATTGGCCTTAGGAGGAACAGCCGTTGGCACAGGACTTAACACACCAGAAGGCTACGACGTATTAGTAGCCAAATACATTGCAGAATTTACAGGTTTACCTTTTATAACAGCAGAAAATAAGTTTGAAGCTTTAGCAGCTCACGATGCTATTGTAGAAACACATGGTGCGTTGAAGCAGTTAGCAGTATCTCTCAATAAAATAGCAAATGATATTAGAATGATGGCTTCGGGCCCACGTTCTGGTATTGGTGAGATTATCATTCCAGCAAACGAGCCTGGAAGTTCTATTATGCCAGGAAAAGTTAACCCAACACAATGCGAAGCTTTAACCATGGTATGTGCACAAGTTATGGGTAATGATGTTGCTATAACTGTAGGTGGTACACAAGGGCACTACGAACTTAACGTCTTTAAACCAATGATGGCCGCTAACATTCTACAATCTGCACAGCTCATAGGTGATGCTTGTGTGAGTTTTGAAGAAAATTGCGCTAATGGCATTGAGCCTAACCACGCTGTAATTAAACAATTGCTCAACAACTCTTTAATGCTAGTAACGGCTTTAAATACCAAAATTGGGTATTACAAAGCTGCTGAAATTGCCAATACAGCTCATAAAAACGGAACTACCCTTAAAGAAGAGGCTATTAACTTAGGTTACGTTTCAGCTGAAGACTATGATGATTGGGTAAAACCAGAAGATATGGTAGGTAGTTTAAAGTAA
- a CDS encoding GNAT family N-acetyltransferase — protein sequence MDIRIVAYKSDYAKSFYDLNIEWLKTFFYVEPFDEEVLSKPEQYIINKGGYIFFALKNETILGTVALMPTEESNILELTKMAVLPEMRGHKIGQRLLQHCIDFAKQQNLKALLLYSNTKLENAIYLYKKYGFKELKLESNSPYARSDIKMLLEF from the coding sequence ATGGACATTAGAATTGTTGCGTATAAATCTGATTATGCCAAGAGTTTTTACGATTTAAATATAGAATGGTTAAAAACCTTTTTTTATGTAGAGCCTTTTGACGAAGAAGTCCTTAGTAAACCAGAACAATATATTATTAATAAGGGTGGTTACATTTTCTTTGCGTTAAAAAACGAAACCATTTTGGGCACTGTGGCATTAATGCCGACAGAAGAATCTAATATTTTAGAATTGACAAAAATGGCAGTACTACCAGAAATGCGTGGCCATAAAATAGGGCAAAGACTTTTACAACATTGTATCGATTTTGCCAAACAGCAAAACCTAAAAGCACTACTACTCTACTCTAACACCAAGTTAGAAAATGCCATTTACCTTTATAAAAAATACGGATTTAAAGAACTAAAATTAGAATCTAATAGTCCTTATGCACGTTCGGATATAAAAATGTTATTAGAATTTTAA
- a CDS encoding SulP family inorganic anion transporter, with protein sequence MSSKFYDFKNLKGDLTGGLVAGVVALPLALAFGVQSGLGAIAGLYGAIAVGIFAAIFGGTATQASGPTGPMTVVSAALVAAAIEITGSLEAAMPIIILTFLLGGVLQIVFGLINIAGYVKYFPYPVVSGFMSGVGLIIIILQIFPFVGLDSEKSTWLVMQDLPRLFSEFNWQAMTLGIFTVVVYLVFPYITKAIPSALVALVLASVASFFLKWDVPIIGDIPSGLPSLKLDGIFSVDSSTYILIGEYATVLAVLGSIDSLLTSVIADNMTKTKHNSNRELIGQGIGNSIAAIFGGIPGAGATKGTVININSGGRTRVSGAIHGLFLLAVLLGLGKLAAYIPLSVLAGLLIPIAFKIIDLKGLKHLLVVPRADAFVLVVVLLVTTFGSLIQAVGMGLLLACLLFMKRAGDISEEGMEVGTIAGFDGEKPWQDEVEFYEEYKDKVYIKHLYGPLFFGFTSHFQDEIKKIPKEIKALIIRMDRVPYIDQSGLYALENAVLDLEQRGVQVLLTAIQEQPKDKLVSIDIVPDLISEEHIFGNISGAFDYLKSHFKL encoded by the coding sequence ATGAGTTCAAAATTCTACGATTTTAAAAATTTAAAAGGAGATTTAACAGGTGGCTTAGTTGCTGGTGTTGTAGCCTTGCCATTAGCCTTGGCATTTGGTGTGCAATCTGGTTTAGGCGCCATTGCAGGTCTTTATGGTGCTATTGCTGTTGGTATTTTTGCTGCCATTTTTGGCGGTACAGCAACACAAGCCAGTGGACCAACAGGACCAATGACTGTTGTATCTGCTGCATTGGTTGCAGCAGCTATTGAAATTACAGGCAGTCTTGAAGCCGCTATGCCTATTATTATTCTTACATTCTTATTGGGTGGTGTTCTTCAAATTGTATTTGGACTTATAAATATTGCAGGTTATGTAAAATATTTTCCATATCCTGTGGTTTCTGGTTTTATGAGTGGTGTAGGGCTTATCATTATCATTCTTCAAATTTTCCCATTCGTAGGCTTGGATTCAGAAAAATCAACTTGGTTGGTGATGCAAGATTTACCACGATTATTTTCAGAGTTTAATTGGCAAGCTATGACTTTAGGTATATTTACGGTCGTTGTTTATTTGGTATTTCCCTATATAACCAAGGCTATTCCGAGTGCTTTAGTAGCATTAGTTTTAGCATCTGTTGCGAGTTTCTTTTTAAAATGGGATGTACCAATTATAGGTGATATTCCGTCGGGTTTACCTTCGCTAAAGTTAGATGGTATTTTTTCTGTAGATTCTAGCACTTATATCCTCATAGGTGAATATGCTACAGTATTGGCTGTTTTAGGATCTATCGATTCTTTATTAACCTCAGTAATTGCAGATAATATGACCAAAACTAAACATAATAGTAATAGAGAATTAATTGGTCAAGGAATAGGAAACTCTATTGCAGCAATTTTTGGTGGAATTCCAGGCGCAGGTGCAACAAAAGGTACAGTAATTAATATCAATTCTGGTGGACGCACGAGAGTTTCTGGCGCAATACATGGCTTGTTTTTATTAGCTGTTTTATTAGGTTTGGGTAAGCTGGCAGCGTATATACCACTGTCTGTTCTAGCAGGTTTGTTAATTCCTATAGCCTTTAAGATTATAGATCTCAAAGGCTTAAAGCACTTGTTAGTTGTACCCAGAGCAGATGCGTTTGTTCTCGTTGTAGTGCTACTTGTAACTACATTTGGGAGCCTTATTCAAGCTGTAGGTATGGGACTACTTTTAGCTTGTTTGTTGTTTATGAAACGAGCAGGTGACATTAGCGAAGAAGGTATGGAAGTTGGAACTATTGCTGGTTTTGATGGTGAAAAACCTTGGCAAGACGAAGTTGAATTCTACGAAGAATACAAGGACAAAGTTTATATAAAGCATCTTTATGGCCCTTTGTTTTTTGGATTTACATCTCACTTTCAAGATGAAATAAAGAAAATACCAAAGGAAATAAAAGCATTAATTATACGTATGGATCGTGTGCCATACATAGACCAGTCTGGGCTGTATGCGTTGGAAAATGCCGTTTTGGATTTAGAACAAAGAGGAGTGCAAGTTTTATTAACCGCTATCCAAGAGCAGCCAAAAGATAAATTAGTCTCTATAGACATAGTACCAGATTTAATTTCAGAAGAACATATTTTTGGAAACATTAGTGGTGCATTCGATTATTTGAAATCGCATTTTAAACTTTAA
- a CDS encoding DUF6638 family protein: MNKLKQANLYRSELIPVSGKLVERYNKCLKTLGFKETKLTSFSIDGVGWSPEVAEEKNDVHYLNHGDANPHGIIISPLQKGKPVYLPFHSFDRDMMQHIFRTHGSKINDITRDSAICIDFDQDIDVFYEPLDILKYDDVSISFRLIDNLEERQKEQLRLVDKFRTGNNFIDEDIHNALLESAKTYGDLRSRDLNLHALHYTTGSFYTRAFGGVYLLRDFIQTILVFENEDSYKEAIKDTIHDVLIYHISQPELVDKLKSHIIIECDLEYMVKTPNYDRIKKFELFSKLKDTEHAIKEILDSKALFKSYLNKIDIAARKQVMGVELYLEKLERSNAYKIEDMVDESMYFALHQPHSSLSAEHRDLIHKLLVNISPKDILFLYWYDKEQFYKNYETWDASFQDWVIETISNNI, translated from the coding sequence ATGAACAAACTAAAACAAGCAAACCTATACAGAAGCGAACTTATACCAGTAAGTGGTAAACTGGTAGAGCGCTATAATAAATGTTTAAAAACACTTGGTTTTAAAGAAACCAAACTCACTTCCTTTTCTATAGATGGTGTTGGCTGGAGTCCAGAAGTAGCAGAAGAAAAGAACGATGTACATTACCTAAATCATGGTGATGCCAATCCGCATGGTATCATTATTTCACCTTTACAAAAAGGAAAACCAGTGTATTTGCCGTTTCATTCTTTTGATAGAGATATGATGCAACATATCTTTAGAACACATGGAAGCAAAATAAACGATATCACCAGAGATTCAGCGATTTGCATCGATTTTGATCAGGATATAGATGTGTTTTATGAGCCTTTAGACATTTTAAAATACGACGATGTAAGTATTAGTTTTAGACTTATAGATAACCTAGAAGAACGACAAAAAGAACAACTTCGACTGGTAGACAAGTTTAGAACAGGTAATAACTTTATTGATGAAGACATTCATAACGCATTACTAGAATCTGCAAAAACTTACGGAGATCTACGAAGTAGAGATTTAAACCTTCATGCGTTACATTATACCACAGGTTCATTTTATACACGTGCCTTTGGTGGTGTGTACTTGTTGCGAGATTTTATTCAAACCATTTTGGTTTTCGAAAATGAGGATTCCTATAAAGAAGCTATTAAAGATACCATTCACGATGTGTTGATTTATCATATCAGTCAGCCAGAATTGGTCGACAAACTGAAAAGTCATATCATTATTGAGTGTGATTTAGAATACATGGTAAAAACACCTAATTACGATCGTATTAAAAAGTTTGAATTATTCAGTAAACTTAAAGACACTGAACATGCAATAAAAGAGATTTTAGATAGTAAAGCACTTTTTAAAAGCTACTTAAATAAGATCGATATAGCAGCTCGAAAACAAGTGATGGGAGTTGAGTTGTATTTAGAAAAATTAGAACGCAGCAACGCTTATAAAATTGAAGATATGGTAGATGAGTCTATGTATTTTGCATTGCATCAACCACATTCGTCATTGTCGGCAGAGCACCGTGATTTAATACATAAATTATTAGTAAATATTTCACCAAAAGATATTCTGTTTTTGTACTGGTACGATAAAGAGCAGTTTTACAAAAATTATGAGACTTGGGATGCATCCTTTCAGGACTGGGTGATTGAGACGATTAGTAACAATATATAG
- a CDS encoding T9SS type A sorting domain-containing protein codes for MKKTLLTTFSLLMVALSASAQTVWASKSTINASTGDAPYAIASGFIDADSFNDIIIGTYNGNTLEWYKNNGDNTFTFQTLVTNTLSGIGALKLVDLNGDGFLDILAAGYGNDKVVWFSNDGSGNFSSENVISTTINGASGVALGDINGDTFIDFAITAYDGDEVVWFSNDGLGNFTFETQKIDDTLNAPGVVNLSDIDNDGDLDALVATAVYSGDVIEIFRNNLIPSGTVTFTKDALPVTTGKVGIFNAAFMDLDGDTNLDILATEVSFGGGPTGNLYWYEDNGAGFTETIFTTSIANPSVAQFSDMDADGLKDIVLSSGSSGSGNDLVWFKNNGGGSFGTEIIIDNTQSQAFVYAISDFDNDGDNDIASCAFNEDALNYFENELESLVIPTRINTPFKIFPNPTKDNLFFDGLENKTITISISDVLGKTILSKSQNPNHTLDVSGLANGIYTITIDGKFTSKFIKE; via the coding sequence ATGAAAAAAACTTTACTTACAACGTTTTCTCTTTTAATGGTTGCCTTATCCGCAAGTGCCCAAACCGTATGGGCTTCAAAATCAACTATTAACGCAAGTACCGGAGATGCTCCATACGCAATCGCTTCTGGATTTATCGATGCAGATAGTTTTAATGATATTATAATAGGCACCTACAATGGTAACACTTTAGAATGGTATAAAAATAATGGTGACAATACGTTTACATTTCAAACTTTAGTAACCAATACATTAAGTGGCATTGGTGCGCTTAAGCTTGTAGATCTTAATGGAGACGGATTTTTAGATATTCTTGCTGCTGGTTATGGTAACGATAAAGTAGTTTGGTTTTCTAATGACGGCTCTGGTAATTTCTCATCAGAAAACGTTATTTCTACAACAATTAATGGTGCTTCTGGCGTGGCCTTGGGAGACATCAATGGCGATACTTTTATAGATTTTGCCATTACCGCATATGATGGTGATGAAGTTGTTTGGTTTTCTAATGATGGTCTTGGTAATTTTACATTTGAAACACAAAAAATTGATGACACTCTAAATGCTCCTGGTGTTGTTAATCTCAGTGATATTGATAATGATGGTGATTTAGATGCACTAGTAGCCACAGCAGTTTACAGTGGTGATGTTATAGAGATTTTTAGAAATAATCTTATACCGAGTGGTACAGTGACATTTACAAAAGATGCTTTACCTGTAACCACAGGCAAGGTTGGTATTTTTAATGCTGCATTTATGGATCTCGATGGCGATACCAATTTAGATATTTTGGCGACTGAGGTCTCTTTTGGTGGTGGCCCAACTGGCAACTTATATTGGTACGAAGACAATGGTGCAGGCTTTACAGAGACCATATTTACAACTTCTATTGCAAATCCTTCCGTTGCCCAGTTTAGTGATATGGATGCAGATGGTTTAAAAGATATTGTATTAAGTAGCGGTTCTTCTGGATCAGGCAACGATTTAGTATGGTTTAAAAACAACGGAGGTGGTAGTTTTGGTACTGAAATTATTATTGATAATACACAAAGCCAAGCGTTTGTTTATGCAATAAGTGATTTTGATAACGATGGCGATAATGATATTGCAAGTTGCGCCTTTAACGAAGATGCTTTAAATTATTTTGAAAATGAACTTGAATCCTTAGTAATACCAACACGCATTAATACACCTTTTAAAATTTTCCCTAACCCAACAAAAGATAATTTATTTTTTGACGGTTTAGAAAACAAAACAATCACTATTTCCATTTCAGATGTTTTAGGAAAAACCATACTTTCAAAATCACAAAATCCTAATCATACTTTAGATGTTTCTGGTTTAGCTAATGGTATTTATACGATAACCATTGACGGAAAATTTACTTCAAAGTTCATTAAAGAATAG
- the hutI gene encoding imidazolonepropionase, which translates to MSILIKNIKQLLQVHDNNVMIVKGKDMKTLPVLKNAYLYIEHDTIIEYGEMKHCEGIEAETIIDASGKIVLPSWCDSHTHMVYAGNRTSEFVDRINGMSYEDIANRGGGILNSAKLLQDTSEDDLYEQSINRLEELIRMGTCAFEIKTGYGLTVEAELKMLRVIKRIKQESLAKITPTLLAAHAIPSEYKAKKEDYIKLITEELIPEASKLNISHYIDVFCEKGYFDLNDTEAILKTAAKYNMRPKIHVNQFNILGGVGLGVKYNALSVDHLEELNDDDIKVLKKSETMPVALPGCSYFLSIPYTPARQIIDAGLPLAIATDYNPGSAPSGNMNFIVSAACVKLRMTPEEAINAATINGAYAMGISNMYGSITRGKKANLIITKPLSDYSEIPYAFAHDPVEQVVINGQLKDIKNPEETFRI; encoded by the coding sequence ATGTCTATTCTAATAAAAAATATAAAACAGCTTCTACAAGTACATGACAATAATGTAATGATTGTTAAAGGCAAAGACATGAAAACACTGCCTGTCTTAAAAAATGCTTACTTGTACATAGAGCATGATACCATTATAGAATATGGCGAAATGAAACATTGCGAAGGTATAGAGGCTGAAACTATTATTGATGCTTCGGGAAAAATTGTTTTGCCTTCTTGGTGCGACTCGCATACGCACATGGTATACGCTGGTAATAGAACATCAGAATTTGTAGACCGCATAAACGGTATGAGTTATGAAGACATTGCCAATCGTGGTGGTGGCATTTTAAACTCCGCAAAATTACTTCAAGATACCTCTGAAGATGACTTATACGAACAGTCTATTAATCGTCTAGAAGAGCTTATAAGAATGGGAACGTGCGCGTTTGAAATTAAAACAGGTTATGGCTTAACCGTTGAAGCTGAATTAAAAATGCTTCGCGTTATAAAACGTATTAAACAAGAAAGTCTTGCTAAGATTACGCCTACGCTTTTAGCTGCACATGCTATACCATCTGAATATAAAGCCAAAAAGGAAGACTATATTAAGCTTATTACTGAAGAATTGATTCCAGAAGCATCAAAATTAAACATAAGCCATTATATTGATGTCTTTTGCGAGAAAGGATATTTTGATCTGAATGATACAGAAGCTATTCTTAAAACTGCTGCAAAATATAACATGCGACCAAAAATTCATGTCAACCAATTTAATATACTTGGTGGTGTTGGTCTTGGCGTAAAATACAATGCCTTGTCTGTAGATCATCTTGAAGAATTGAATGATGATGACATAAAAGTTCTAAAGAAATCTGAAACTATGCCTGTTGCATTACCTGGTTGTTCTTATTTTCTAAGTATTCCTTATACTCCTGCTCGACAAATTATTGATGCAGGTTTACCATTGGCAATAGCCACAGATTATAATCCTGGCTCTGCGCCTAGTGGAAATATGAATTTTATTGTGAGTGCTGCTTGTGTAAAGTTAAGAATGACTCCAGAAGAGGCTATCAATGCTGCAACCATTAATGGTGCTTATGCTATGGGAATAAGTAACATGTACGGTAGCATTACCAGAGGGAAAAAAGCAAATCTCATTATTACAAAACCATTAAGCGACTATAGCGAAATACCATATGCTTTTGCTCACGATCCTGTTGAGCAGGTCGTTATTAATGGGCAATTAAAGGATATAAAAAATCCGGAAGAAACCTTCCGGATTTAA
- a CDS encoding chromosome partitioning protein ParA produces MEGSQKSNVGLKVGIGILLVLFLGSAFIASKYYSEGKEKEKELITEKQQVMNDLSNMAKQYDEAIAASEIKDQDLIEARERIQGLMDSLKVSQNSVNSLWRYKKKFLALQEEMDELLAENDRLKVENEYLATSLDSTQVQLAERTVFTDSLLVQNTELASVVEDAAALQTVGLKGMGVIERRSGRQIPTERAGRSDKIKICFTVAKNTLTESGDKELYVQVIDPKNNVLGTNEQVQFEDQVLNYSLISRFNYENRNLNICEYIAQPEDEKFEKGRYQVNVFNDKELISTSEFTLK; encoded by the coding sequence ATGGAAGGTTCACAAAAATCAAATGTTGGTCTTAAAGTAGGAATCGGAATCCTTTTAGTTCTATTTTTAGGCTCAGCTTTTATTGCTTCTAAGTATTACTCAGAAGGAAAAGAAAAAGAAAAAGAGCTCATTACTGAAAAACAACAAGTAATGAACGATTTAAGTAATATGGCAAAACAATACGACGAAGCCATTGCAGCTAGTGAAATTAAAGATCAAGATTTAATTGAAGCAAGAGAGCGTATACAAGGCTTAATGGACTCTTTAAAAGTATCTCAAAATAGTGTTAACTCTTTATGGAGATACAAAAAGAAGTTCTTGGCGCTACAGGAAGAAATGGATGAGTTGTTAGCAGAAAATGATCGTTTAAAAGTGGAAAACGAATATTTAGCAACTTCATTAGATAGTACACAAGTGCAATTAGCGGAGCGTACAGTATTTACAGATTCTTTGTTAGTACAAAATACAGAATTAGCTAGCGTTGTTGAAGATGCAGCTGCTTTACAGACTGTTGGTTTAAAAGGTATGGGAGTTATTGAAAGACGTAGCGGAAGACAAATTCCAACAGAAAGAGCAGGACGAAGCGATAAAATTAAAATCTGTTTTACTGTTGCAAAGAACACATTAACAGAATCAGGAGACAAGGAGTTATACGTACAGGTTATAGATCCAAAAAATAATGTTTTAGGAACTAATGAGCAAGTACAATTTGAGGATCAAGTACTAAATTACAGCTTAATAAGCCGCTTTAATTACGAAAACAGAAATCTAAACATTTGTGAATATATTGCGCAACCGGAAGATGAAAAATTTGAAAAAGGACGTTACCAAGTTAACGTTTTTAACGATAAAGAATTGATTTCTACATCAGAGTTTACTCTGAAATAA
- a CDS encoding formimidoylglutamase has product MQNLVLFTSKDHEKLLKLRKGESKFGEHIQLISNLTNIYDDIVNLDVDYVIFGIVEDIGVYANYGKTGTYKAWEATLKILLNIQNNNFTNPKRVLILGHLEYEEERKMVKEKLSKKNISKARDFVEEIDKDVTYLVSTIIKAGKTPIIIGGGHNNAYGNIKGLALATNDAVNVINFDAHTDFRAEEGRHSGNGFSYTYAEGFLKNYFIFGLHENYTSDKLYKTLNKVKSIKYNTYESLEIRNELDYKAELERGLEHIASRPYGIEIDCDAIENIPSSAATPSGFSIKQTRQFVNYFAKHENARYLHICEAAPTKKTETKVGKLIAYLITDFIRANGH; this is encoded by the coding sequence ATGCAAAATCTCGTTTTATTCACTTCAAAAGATCACGAAAAACTTTTAAAGCTTCGTAAAGGAGAATCGAAATTTGGAGAACATATTCAGTTAATATCTAACCTCACTAACATATACGATGACATTGTTAATTTAGACGTCGACTATGTCATTTTTGGTATTGTAGAAGATATTGGAGTCTACGCAAACTACGGTAAAACCGGGACTTACAAAGCCTGGGAGGCGACATTAAAAATTTTGTTAAATATTCAAAACAATAACTTTACCAACCCTAAACGTGTTTTAATTTTGGGGCATTTAGAATATGAGGAAGAAAGAAAAATGGTGAAAGAAAAACTATCAAAAAAGAATATTTCTAAAGCTAGAGATTTTGTTGAAGAGATTGATAAAGATGTGACATATTTAGTTTCTACAATTATAAAAGCAGGAAAAACACCAATAATAATAGGTGGCGGACACAATAACGCATACGGAAACATTAAAGGCTTGGCATTGGCAACAAATGATGCGGTGAATGTTATAAATTTTGATGCACATACAGATTTTAGAGCCGAGGAAGGACGACATAGCGGAAATGGTTTTAGCTATACCTACGCTGAAGGATTTTTGAAGAATTACTTTATTTTTGGTTTACACGAAAATTATACATCAGACAAGCTATATAAAACCTTAAATAAGGTAAAATCTATTAAGTACAATACATACGAATCGCTTGAAATTAGAAATGAATTAGACTATAAAGCTGAGTTAGAACGTGGTCTTGAGCATATTGCCTCTAGGCCTTACGGAATAGAAATAGACTGTGATGCTATAGAAAACATACCCAGTAGTGCTGCAACTCCAAGTGGGTTTAGTATAAAACAAACGAGACAATTTGTGAATTATTTTGCCAAGCATGAAAACGCAAGATATCTGCATATTTGTGAAGCTGCGCCAACAAAAAAAACTGAAACTAAAGTAGGTAAACTCATTGCATATTTAATTACTGACTTTATTAGAGCCAATGGACATTAG